In Leptotrichia sp. oral taxon 215 str. W9775, the genomic window TTTTTCCACCCCCATATATATTATAGAGCCTTTTTTTTGAAATAATTTTTTTAGTAATCTGATTTTAAAACAAATGTAAAATTAGAAAAATTAATTATAAAATTTTTCCACATCTGTAATTTCATTCTCACTTTTTGCTACAACAATTGTACAGACAGCATCTCCTGTAATATTCACCACTGTTCTGAACATATCGATAATTCTATCAACACCAATTACAACACCAAGTCCTTCCAATGGAAGTCCAGCCTGTTTTAACACAAGTGAAAGCATTAACATACCAGCACCTGGAACTCCGGCTGTACCTACTGAAGCCAGTACGGCTGTTAAAATAATTCCAATGTATTGCGTTGGTCCCAGATGAATGTTGTAAAGGTTTGCAATGAATACAGCGGCAACTCCCTGCATTATTGCAGTTCCATCCATATTTACTGTAGCTCCTAATGGAATTGTAAAGGAACTTATTTCTTCTGAAACTCCAAATTTTTCTGTCAATGTTTCAATATTTACAGGAATTGTTGCATTACTGCTTGATGTAGAAAATGCTACTGAAATAACATTTAAAAATTTTTTTAAAAACTTAACAGGGCTCATTTTTGCCATGCTTACAAGCATTATCTGATAAACTCCCGTATGAATTACAAAAGCTATTAATGTCACGACAACAAATCCTACTAATTTAATCAGCACATCTATTCCAGTAGAAGCGACTACTTTTGAAATTAGTGCAAATACCCCAATTGGAGCAACTTGCATTATAAGTTCCACCATTTTTAGGACAAGTTCATTAGCTTCTTCAAG contains:
- a CDS encoding dicarboxylate/amino acid:cation symporter; the encoded protein is MFYTIRKFMKKLGLTTRIMIGLALGIIFGLILSPFAQNSFVKEVVIDSVLAFFGGMFINLMKVMIVPLVSISLAMGAASIGDVKKLRRIGTKVLGFYFATTAIAVAIGLFVARISGVGKGMVHGELPKGEFKLAEQGKLIDILLDMIPKNIINAMSEEKMLAIIIFFLLLGVAITALGDKVKNLKILLEEANELVLKMVELIMQVAPIGVFALISKVVASTGIDVLIKLVGFVVVTLIAFVIHTGVYQIMLVSMAKMSPVKFLKKFLNVISVAFSTSSSNATIPVNIETLTEKFGVSEEISSFTIPLGATVNMDGTAIMQGVAAVFIANLYNIHLGPTQYIGIILTAVLASVGTAGVPGAGMLMLSLVLKQAGLPLEGLGVVIGVDRIIDMFRTVVNITGDAVCTIVVAKSENEITDVEKFYN